In Pseudomonas lalkuanensis, the following are encoded in one genomic region:
- a CDS encoding AI-2E family transporter — translation MTDSRRWLWLGGFLFLGWLIYQLHPVLSPFLVGMLLAYLGDPLVDRLERLGLSRTWGVVLVFGLFGLILLALLLVLLPMLGRQLFRLYEVAPQMLDWLQQSALPWAQAQLGLPGDFWRVDRLKAVITGHLGQTTDIAGTLLASVTASGLALLGWLGNLLLIPVVGFYLLRDWDLMVAKLRGLLPRNRETYVVGLVGECHEVLGAFLRGQLLVMLALGLIYAVGLMLVGLDLGLLIGLLAGLASIVPYMGFVVGFGAALVAALFQFGGFELYPLIGVVVVFSVGQLLEGMLLTPLLVGDRIGLHPVAVIFAILAGGQLFGFTGVLLALPVAAIIMVLLRHAHDFYKLSDLYGQSSSGPDDPPSTA, via the coding sequence ATGACTGATTCGCGCCGCTGGCTCTGGCTGGGCGGCTTCCTGTTCCTGGGGTGGCTGATCTATCAGCTGCATCCCGTTCTCTCGCCCTTCCTGGTGGGCATGCTGCTGGCCTACCTTGGCGACCCCCTGGTGGACCGCCTGGAGCGGCTGGGCCTGTCACGTACCTGGGGCGTGGTGCTGGTATTCGGCCTGTTCGGCCTGATCCTCCTGGCTCTGCTGCTGGTATTGCTGCCCATGCTCGGCCGCCAGTTGTTCCGCCTCTACGAAGTGGCGCCGCAGATGCTCGACTGGTTGCAGCAGAGTGCGCTGCCTTGGGCCCAGGCCCAGCTTGGCCTGCCCGGCGACTTCTGGCGTGTCGACCGGCTCAAGGCGGTGATCACCGGCCATCTCGGCCAGACCACCGACATCGCCGGCACCCTGCTGGCGAGCGTCACGGCATCCGGCCTGGCGCTGCTGGGCTGGCTGGGCAACCTGCTGCTGATCCCCGTGGTGGGCTTCTACCTGCTGCGCGACTGGGACCTGATGGTGGCCAAGCTCCGCGGCCTGCTGCCGCGCAACCGCGAAACCTATGTGGTCGGGCTGGTGGGGGAATGCCACGAAGTGCTGGGCGCCTTCCTGCGTGGCCAGTTGCTGGTGATGCTGGCGCTGGGGCTGATCTATGCCGTCGGCCTGATGCTGGTGGGGCTGGACCTGGGCTTGCTGATCGGCCTGCTGGCGGGGTTAGCCAGTATCGTGCCGTACATGGGCTTCGTGGTTGGCTTCGGTGCTGCACTGGTTGCTGCGCTGTTTCAGTTCGGTGGCTTCGAACTCTATCCGCTGATCGGCGTCGTAGTCGTGTTCAGCGTGGGGCAACTGCTCGAAGGCATGTTGCTGACCCCGCTGCTGGTGGGCGATCGCATTGGACTTCACCCGGTGGCGGTGATCTTTGCGATACTTGCCGGCGGCCAGCTGTTTGGCTTCACCGGCGTGCTCCTGGCCCTGCCCGTGGCAGCGATCATCATGGTTTTGCTGCGCCATGCGCATGATTTCTATAAACTTTCCGACCTTTACGGACAGTCGAGTAGCGGTCCCGACGACCCTCCCAGTACGGCATGA
- the purN gene encoding phosphoribosylglycinamide formyltransferase yields MVARCDVVVLISGSGSNLQALIDSITGDDHPARIRAVVSNRADAFGLERARKAGIDTRVLDHKAYADREAFDAALIEVIDAYKPQLVVLAGFMRILTPGFVRHYQGRLLNIHPSLLPKYKGLHTHQRALEAGDSEHGCSVHFVTEELDGGPLVVQALIPVESDDTPESLAQRVHVQEHRIYPLAMRWFAEGRLRLGQYGAELDGQALPPSGQQLRN; encoded by the coding sequence ATGGTCGCACGCTGTGATGTGGTGGTGCTGATCTCCGGCTCTGGCAGCAACCTGCAGGCGCTGATCGACAGCATCACCGGCGACGATCATCCGGCTCGCATCCGCGCGGTGGTTTCCAACCGCGCGGATGCCTTCGGCCTGGAGCGGGCCAGGAAGGCAGGCATCGATACCCGCGTACTGGACCACAAGGCCTACGCGGATCGCGAGGCCTTCGACGCCGCCCTGATCGAAGTCATCGATGCCTACAAGCCGCAACTGGTGGTGCTGGCGGGATTCATGCGAATCCTCACGCCCGGCTTCGTGCGCCACTACCAGGGGCGCCTGCTGAACATTCATCCCTCCCTGTTGCCCAAGTACAAGGGTCTGCACACCCACCAGCGCGCGCTGGAAGCCGGCGATTCCGAGCATGGCTGCAGCGTGCACTTCGTCACCGAAGAACTCGATGGCGGCCCTCTGGTGGTACAGGCCTTGATCCCGGTAGAGTCGGACGACACGCCGGAAAGCCTGGCACAGCGGGTTCATGTACAGGAACACCGCATTTATCCGCTGGCCATGCGCTGGTTTGCCGAAGGCAGGCTGCGCCTGGGCCAGTACGGCGCCGAACTGGATGGACAAGCGTTGCCCCCTTCGGGGCAACAACTGCGTAACTAG
- a CDS encoding DUF2066 domain-containing protein, with protein MRLLAQAVLLCLTLFGLSVQAETVNNLYQVREPVTSQQPEERSQALVRALETLVLRLSGDAKAAQSPALEAVRKDPQQLISQYGYEGQVLVVDFDPITTERTLRQAGIPLWSPNRPAILAWWLNHSGEGSNNLVGDGQEAATPLRQAAQNRGLPLRLPLADLNEQLLATPEQLTSAQPGALTQASERYGADALLAVDASEADGKWQAQWRLWLGDSREQGTAEGADNAALADAVMSAVSQRLATRFVVAPGAGQNLELEVQGANLARYAELSRLLEPFGARLLKVEGDRLEYKVNASPEQLRAQLALAGLQEAPPEAPAAPAPAADPQAAPAPQVVPRNNVLRFRW; from the coding sequence ATGCGCCTGCTCGCTCAAGCTGTATTGCTCTGCCTGACGTTGTTCGGCCTTTCGGTCCAGGCCGAAACGGTCAACAACCTCTATCAGGTTCGTGAACCTGTCACTTCGCAGCAGCCGGAGGAGCGCAGCCAGGCCCTGGTGCGCGCCCTGGAAACCCTGGTGCTGCGCCTGTCCGGGGACGCCAAGGCCGCCCAGAGCCCGGCTCTGGAAGCGGTGCGCAAGGACCCGCAGCAGCTCATCAGCCAGTACGGCTATGAAGGCCAGGTTCTGGTGGTGGACTTCGACCCCATCACCACCGAGCGCACCCTGCGCCAGGCCGGCATCCCGCTGTGGAGCCCCAATCGCCCGGCCATCCTGGCCTGGTGGCTGAACCATTCCGGTGAAGGCAGCAACAATCTGGTGGGCGACGGCCAGGAGGCCGCGACACCCCTGCGTCAGGCAGCACAGAATCGTGGCCTGCCGCTGCGCCTGCCGCTCGCCGACCTCAACGAGCAATTGCTGGCGACGCCCGAGCAACTGACGTCCGCCCAGCCCGGTGCGCTGACCCAGGCCTCCGAGCGCTACGGCGCAGATGCCCTGCTGGCGGTCGATGCCAGCGAGGCTGATGGCAAGTGGCAGGCGCAATGGCGCCTGTGGCTGGGAGACAGCCGCGAACAGGGCACCGCTGAAGGCGCTGACAACGCCGCGCTGGCTGATGCCGTGATGTCCGCGGTGAGCCAGCGTCTGGCAACGCGCTTCGTGGTGGCGCCCGGTGCCGGACAGAACCTGGAGCTGGAAGTGCAGGGTGCCAACCTGGCCCGCTACGCCGAGCTGTCGCGCCTGCTGGAACCCTTTGGCGCCCGCCTGCTCAAGGTCGAGGGCGATCGCTTGGAATATAAGGTCAACGCCAGCCCCGAACAGCTGCGCGCCCAGCTGGCCCTGGCCGGGCTCCAGGAGGCGCCGCCCGAGGCCCCCGCCGCCCCGGCTCCTGCCGCTGATCCCCAGGCCGCTCCGGCGCCCCAGGTGGTACCGCGCAACAACGTGCTGCGCTTCCGCTGGTAG
- the purM gene encoding phosphoribosylformylglycinamidine cyclo-ligase: protein MSKQPSLSYKDAGVDIDAGEALVERIKGVAKRTARPEVMGGLGGFGALCEIPAGYKQPVLVSGTDGVGTKLRLALNLNKHDSIGQDLVAMCVNDLVVCGAEPLFFLDYYATGKLNVDVAATVVTGIGAGCELAGCSLVGGETAEMPGMYEGEDYDLAGFCVGVVEKAEIIDGSKVRTGDTLIALPSSGPHSNGYSLIRKIIEVSGVDIENVQLEGKPLADLLMAPTRIYVKPLLQLIKETGAVKAMAHITGGGLLDNIPRVLPDNAQAVIDVASWQRPAVFDWLQEQGNVDETEMHRVLNCGVGMVICVAPEQADAALKVLRAAGEQPWVIGEIAVAAEGAQRVVLNNLKSH from the coding sequence ATGAGCAAGCAACCCTCCCTGAGCTACAAGGACGCCGGTGTAGACATCGACGCTGGTGAAGCCCTGGTCGAACGCATCAAAGGCGTGGCCAAGCGCACCGCGCGCCCGGAAGTGATGGGCGGCCTGGGTGGCTTCGGCGCCCTCTGCGAGATCCCGGCCGGCTACAAGCAGCCGGTCCTGGTGTCCGGCACCGACGGCGTCGGCACCAAGCTGCGCCTGGCGCTGAACCTGAACAAGCACGACAGCATCGGCCAGGACCTGGTCGCCATGTGCGTGAACGACCTGGTGGTCTGCGGCGCCGAGCCGCTGTTCTTCCTCGACTACTACGCCACCGGCAAGCTCAATGTTGACGTAGCCGCCACCGTGGTCACCGGCATCGGCGCCGGCTGCGAACTGGCCGGCTGCTCCCTGGTGGGCGGCGAGACTGCCGAAATGCCCGGCATGTATGAAGGCGAAGACTACGACCTGGCCGGCTTCTGCGTCGGCGTTGTGGAAAAGGCCGAGATCATCGATGGCTCCAAGGTCCGCACCGGCGACACCCTGATTGCCCTGCCCTCCTCCGGCCCGCACTCCAACGGCTACTCGCTGATCCGCAAGATCATCGAAGTCAGCGGCGTCGATATCGAGAACGTACAGCTCGAAGGCAAGCCCCTGGCCGACCTGCTGATGGCCCCGACCCGCATCTACGTCAAGCCGCTGCTGCAGCTGATCAAGGAAACCGGCGCGGTGAAGGCCATGGCCCACATCACTGGTGGCGGCCTGCTGGACAACATCCCGCGCGTCCTGCCGGACAACGCCCAGGCCGTGATCGACGTCGCCAGCTGGCAGCGCCCTGCGGTCTTCGACTGGCTGCAGGAACAAGGCAACGTCGACGAGACCGAGATGCACCGCGTGCTGAACTGCGGTGTGGGCATGGTCATCTGCGTTGCACCGGAGCAGGCCGACGCCGCACTCAAGGTCCTGCGCGCCGCTGGCGAGCAGCCCTGGGTCATCGGTGAAATCGCCGTGGCCGCCGAAGGTGCCCAGCGCGTCGTGCTGAACAACCTGAAGAGCCACTGA
- a CDS encoding DUF3108 domain-containing protein has product MRRALLLLLALFTLPAVAAELKPFEASYTADWKQLPVSGTAGRSLKQLDNGRWELDFEASMLVASLSEVSTFRVESNAFLPLTYRFSRSGLGKSKQVEFDFDWAQKQIIGNDRGNQVRLPLNRGMQDKSTYQLVLQHDVADGKKSMSYQVIDGDEVETYDFRVLGEERVRTKAGLVDAIKVERVRDPTQSSRKTVLWFAKDWDFLLVRLHQVEKDGKEYQIMLKEGSVNGKPVQGLPE; this is encoded by the coding sequence ATGCGTCGTGCCTTGCTGTTGCTCCTCGCCCTTTTCACCCTGCCCGCTGTCGCGGCCGAGCTGAAACCCTTCGAGGCCAGCTACACCGCCGACTGGAAGCAACTGCCGGTCAGCGGTACCGCCGGCCGCAGCCTCAAACAGCTGGACAATGGCCGCTGGGAACTGGACTTCGAAGCCTCCATGCTGGTGGCCAGCCTGAGCGAAGTGAGCACCTTCCGCGTCGAGAGCAACGCCTTCCTGCCCCTGACCTACCGCTTCAGCCGTAGCGGCCTGGGCAAGAGCAAGCAGGTGGAGTTCGACTTCGACTGGGCCCAGAAGCAGATCATCGGCAATGACCGCGGCAACCAGGTGCGCCTGCCCCTGAACCGTGGCATGCAAGACAAATCCACCTACCAGCTGGTGCTCCAGCATGACGTCGCCGACGGCAAGAAGAGCATGAGCTACCAGGTGATCGACGGCGACGAGGTCGAGACCTATGACTTCCGTGTGCTGGGCGAGGAGCGCGTGCGTACCAAGGCCGGCCTGGTGGATGCGATCAAGGTCGAGCGTGTACGCGATCCGACCCAGAGCAGCCGCAAGACCGTCCTCTGGTTTGCCAAGGACTGGGACTTCCTGCTGGTCCGCCTGCACCAGGTGGAGAAGGACGGCAAGGAATACCAGATCATGCTCAAGGAGGGCTCGGTGAACGGCAAGCCGGTACAAGGCCTGCCGGAGTAA
- a CDS encoding Rho-binding antiterminator, translated as MSEEYLPLSCDLYDYIEIACLHRYQLHIELAGGARLDARAMTTLTTPDKEEFLIVQNEGGQERLRLDQITAITPLTEGASFGRVLLGNQIC; from the coding sequence ATGTCCGAGGAATACCTGCCGCTTTCCTGCGACCTCTACGACTACATCGAGATCGCCTGCCTGCACCGCTACCAGTTGCACATCGAACTGGCCGGCGGCGCCCGCCTCGATGCCCGCGCCATGACCACCCTGACGACGCCGGACAAGGAAGAGTTCCTCATCGTGCAGAACGAGGGCGGCCAGGAGCGCCTGCGCCTGGATCAGATCACGGCGATCACGCCGCTGACGGAAGGGGCGAGTTTCGGGCGGGTGCTGCTGGGAAATCAGATCTGCTGA
- the rlmD gene encoding 23S rRNA (uracil(1939)-C(5))-methyltransferase RlmD, which produces MSRRNTGLRFQPSGGARTPQVPVGKKQRLVIERLANDGRGIAFIEGRTWFVAGALPEEEVEARVLAARSQVVEARAERVLSASPIRLVPPCAHAGQCGGCTLQHLPHDEQLALKQRTLAEQLARVADVQPQEWVAPLVGADFGYRRRARIAVRWDVKARQLDVGFRAASSQAIVGIKDCQVLVQPLQPLMRALPGLLRGLDKPQAVGHVELFHGTASALLLRHTQPLGEADLQRLREFCAAHQAQLWLHGEGEPHPDQPGARLGFRLEQWNLELEYRPGDFVQVNEAVNEAMVAQALDWMNPQPGERVLDLFCGLGNFALPLARQVREVVAVEGVEAMVQRARGNAAANRLDNVHFFQADLSNPLADAPWARQGFDAVLLDPPRDGAFEAVRQIAATGAKRVVYVSCNPATLARDSAELVKQGYQLKKAGILDMFPQTAHVEAMALFEAG; this is translated from the coding sequence ATGTCCCGGCGTAATACAGGCCTGCGCTTCCAGCCCAGCGGTGGAGCGCGGACTCCGCAAGTTCCCGTGGGCAAGAAGCAGCGGCTGGTCATCGAGCGCCTGGCCAACGACGGGCGCGGCATTGCCTTCATCGAAGGACGCACCTGGTTCGTTGCCGGTGCGCTGCCCGAGGAAGAGGTTGAAGCTCGTGTCCTTGCCGCTCGCAGCCAGGTGGTTGAGGCCCGTGCCGAGCGCGTGCTGAGTGCCAGCCCGATACGCCTGGTGCCGCCTTGCGCCCATGCCGGCCAGTGCGGCGGCTGCACCCTGCAGCACCTGCCCCATGACGAGCAGCTTGCCCTGAAACAGCGCACCCTGGCCGAACAGCTGGCGCGCGTCGCCGACGTTCAGCCGCAGGAATGGGTGGCCCCACTGGTGGGGGCTGATTTCGGTTATCGGCGGCGTGCCCGCATCGCTGTGCGCTGGGACGTCAAGGCGCGTCAGCTGGACGTCGGCTTTCGCGCGGCTTCCAGCCAGGCGATAGTCGGGATCAAGGATTGCCAGGTGCTGGTACAGCCCTTGCAGCCATTGATGCGCGCACTGCCCGGGTTGCTCAGGGGCCTGGACAAGCCCCAGGCGGTCGGACATGTGGAGTTGTTCCACGGCACCGCTTCGGCGTTGCTGCTGCGTCACACGCAGCCGCTGGGCGAGGCCGACCTGCAGCGCCTGCGCGAGTTCTGTGCGGCGCACCAGGCGCAGCTCTGGCTGCATGGCGAAGGCGAGCCCCATCCGGATCAGCCGGGCGCGCGCCTCGGCTTTCGCCTGGAACAGTGGAACCTGGAGCTTGAATATCGCCCCGGCGACTTCGTCCAGGTGAATGAGGCGGTCAACGAGGCGATGGTGGCGCAGGCGCTAGACTGGATGAATCCGCAGCCGGGCGAGCGTGTGCTGGATCTGTTCTGTGGGCTCGGCAACTTCGCCCTGCCGCTGGCGCGCCAGGTGCGCGAGGTGGTGGCGGTGGAAGGCGTCGAGGCCATGGTGCAACGGGCGCGCGGCAATGCCGCCGCCAATCGCCTGGATAATGTGCACTTCTTCCAGGCCGACCTGTCGAACCCCCTGGCCGATGCGCCCTGGGCCCGGCAGGGCTTCGATGCCGTCTTGCTCGATCCGCCGCGTGATGGCGCATTCGAAGCCGTTCGGCAGATTGCTGCAACCGGTGCAAAACGAGTGGTCTATGTATCCTGCAACCCGGCGACCCTGGCGCGTGACAGTGCCGAACTGGTCAAGCAGGGATACCAGCTGAAGAAGGCCGGGATTCTCGACATGTTTCCTCAGACGGCCCATGTCGAGGCCATGGCGTTATTCGAGGCGGGCTAG
- the relA gene encoding GTP diphosphokinase, with protein sequence MVQVRAQQPVNTDGSINLEAWLDHVISLDPVLDRAVLKEACEFARDAEQQAIAAKNSWAEGNSSFQTGLEIAEILADLKLDQESLVAAVIYRGVREGKIQLQAVQQRFGAVVARLIEGVLRMAAISASLNPRHSMVLGTQAQVENLRKMLVAMVDDVRVALIKLAERTCAIREVKNADEEKRHRVAREVFDIYAPLAHRLGIGHIKWELEDLSFRYLEPDQYKQIAKLLHERRLDREQYIADVMKQLREELAATGIKADISGRAKHIYSIWRKMQRKGLQFSQIYDVRAVRVLVPELRDCYTALGIVHTLWRHIPKEFDDYIANPKENGYRSLHTAVIGPDGKVLEVQIRTHAMHEEAELGVCAHWRYKGTDVKSSSDHYEEKIAWLRQVLEWHEELGDIGGLAEQLRVDIEPDRVYVFTPDGHAIDLPKGATPLDFAYRVHTEIGHNCRGAKVNGRIVPLNYGLQTGEQVEIITGKQGAPSRDWLNPNLGYITTSRARAKIVHWFKLQARDQNVAAGKAMLERELSRLALPPVDFEKLAEKCNLRTAEDMHAALGAGDLRLAHVVNCAQALVEPERGHSEQLELIPRKASHHKPGKRGDVQIQGVGNLLTQMAGCCQPLPGDPIVGYITLGRGVSIHRQDCPSALQLAGREPERMIQVSWGPVPVQTYPVDIIIRAYDRSGLLRDVSQVLLNERINVLAVNTRSNKEDNTAAMLLTIEIPGLDALGRLLARISQLPNIIEARRNRAA encoded by the coding sequence ATGGTACAGGTGAGAGCGCAACAGCCGGTCAATACGGACGGCAGCATCAACCTCGAGGCGTGGCTGGACCATGTCATCAGCCTCGACCCGGTGCTCGATCGCGCGGTACTCAAGGAGGCATGCGAGTTCGCCCGTGACGCCGAGCAACAGGCCATCGCTGCGAAGAACAGCTGGGCCGAGGGTAACTCCAGTTTCCAGACGGGCCTCGAGATCGCCGAGATCCTCGCGGACCTGAAGCTGGATCAGGAATCCCTGGTGGCGGCGGTGATCTACCGTGGCGTGCGCGAGGGCAAGATCCAGCTGCAAGCCGTGCAGCAGCGCTTCGGCGCGGTCGTGGCCCGGCTGATCGAAGGTGTGCTGCGCATGGCCGCCATCAGCGCCAGCCTCAATCCCCGCCATTCCATGGTCCTCGGCACCCAGGCGCAGGTGGAGAACCTGCGCAAGATGCTGGTGGCCATGGTCGATGACGTGCGCGTCGCCCTGATCAAGCTGGCCGAGCGTACCTGCGCCATCCGTGAGGTGAAGAACGCCGACGAGGAGAAGCGCCACCGCGTCGCCCGCGAGGTGTTCGACATCTATGCGCCGCTCGCTCACCGCCTCGGTATCGGCCATATCAAATGGGAGCTGGAGGACCTGTCCTTCCGCTACCTGGAACCGGACCAGTACAAGCAGATCGCCAAGCTGCTCCACGAGCGCCGCCTCGACCGCGAGCAGTACATCGCCGACGTGATGAAGCAGCTGCGCGAGGAGCTGGCCGCAACCGGCATCAAGGCCGACATCAGCGGCCGCGCCAAGCACATCTATTCCATCTGGCGGAAGATGCAGCGCAAGGGCCTGCAGTTCAGCCAGATCTACGACGTGCGTGCGGTACGGGTGCTGGTGCCCGAGTTGCGCGATTGCTATACCGCGCTGGGTATCGTGCACACCCTCTGGCGGCACATTCCCAAGGAATTCGACGACTACATCGCCAACCCCAAGGAGAACGGCTACCGCTCCCTGCACACCGCGGTGATCGGTCCGGACGGCAAGGTGCTGGAGGTGCAGATCCGCACTCACGCCATGCACGAGGAGGCCGAACTCGGTGTCTGCGCCCACTGGCGCTACAAGGGCACCGACGTCAAGTCGAGCTCCGACCACTACGAAGAAAAGATCGCCTGGCTGCGCCAGGTGCTCGAATGGCATGAGGAACTGGGCGATATCGGCGGCCTGGCCGAGCAGTTGCGGGTGGATATCGAGCCCGACCGGGTCTATGTCTTCACCCCGGATGGCCACGCCATCGACCTGCCCAAGGGCGCCACGCCGCTGGATTTTGCCTATCGCGTGCACACCGAGATCGGCCACAACTGCCGAGGCGCCAAGGTCAATGGCCGCATCGTGCCGCTGAACTACGGGCTGCAGACTGGCGAGCAGGTGGAGATCATCACCGGCAAGCAGGGCGCGCCCAGCCGCGACTGGCTCAACCCGAACCTGGGCTACATCACCACATCCCGTGCGCGGGCGAAGATCGTCCACTGGTTCAAGCTGCAGGCCCGCGACCAGAACGTCGCCGCCGGCAAGGCCATGCTCGAGCGCGAACTGTCGCGCCTGGCGTTGCCGCCGGTGGACTTCGAGAAGCTGGCCGAGAAGTGCAACCTGCGCACGGCCGAAGACATGCACGCGGCCCTGGGTGCCGGCGACCTGCGTCTGGCCCACGTGGTCAATTGCGCCCAGGCGCTGGTGGAGCCGGAGCGTGGCCACAGCGAGCAGCTGGAGCTGATCCCGCGCAAGGCCTCCCACCACAAGCCGGGCAAGCGCGGCGACGTGCAGATCCAGGGCGTGGGCAACCTGCTCACGCAGATGGCCGGTTGCTGCCAACCGCTGCCGGGGGACCCCATCGTGGGCTACATCACCCTCGGTCGTGGCGTCAGCATCCACCGCCAGGACTGCCCGTCGGCGCTGCAACTGGCAGGTCGCGAGCCGGAGCGGATGATCCAGGTCAGCTGGGGGCCGGTGCCGGTGCAGACCTATCCGGTGGACATCATCATCCGTGCCTACGACCGTTCCGGTCTGCTGCGTGACGTGTCCCAGGTGCTGCTCAACGAGCGCATCAACGTGCTGGCGGTGAACACCCGCTCGAACAAGGAAGACAACACCGCCGCCATGCTGCTGACCATCGAGATTCCAGGGCTGGATGCGCTGGGCCGGCTGCTGGCGCGTATCTCGCAGCTGCCGAATATCATCGAAGCCCGCCGCAATCGGGCTGCTTGA
- a CDS encoding DUF2058 domain-containing protein, producing MSLSLRDQLLKAGLVNEKQVKQAGKQQQKQQRLEKKNQVEKDDSLRQAALQAQAEKAARDQELNRQQQEKADQKARAAQIKQLIEGTRLPKLTTDDYYNFVDEKKVKRLAVNAMMRDKLSRGSLAIVRHGGGYEVIPRDAALRIQERDPRRVVLLNTQVEEPDADDPYAAYKVPDDLMW from the coding sequence ATGAGCCTTTCCCTACGCGACCAGCTGCTGAAAGCCGGGCTGGTGAACGAAAAGCAGGTCAAGCAGGCCGGCAAGCAACAACAGAAGCAACAGCGCCTGGAGAAGAAGAACCAGGTCGAGAAGGATGACAGCCTGCGTCAGGCGGCCTTGCAGGCCCAGGCCGAGAAGGCCGCCCGCGACCAGGAACTGAACCGTCAGCAGCAGGAAAAGGCTGACCAGAAGGCCAGGGCAGCGCAGATCAAGCAACTGATCGAAGGCACTCGCCTGCCCAAGCTGACCACCGACGACTACTACAACTTCGTCGACGAGAAGAAGGTCAAGCGCCTGGCCGTCAACGCCATGATGCGCGACAAGCTGAGTCGCGGCTCCCTCGCCATCGTCCGTCACGGCGGCGGTTACGAAGTGATCCCGCGCGACGCTGCCCTGCGCATCCAGGAACGCGATCCCCGTCGCGTCGTGTTGCTCAACACCCAGGTGGAAGAGCCGGATGCGGACGATCCGTACGCGGCCTACAAGGTGCCGGACGACCTGATGTGGTGA
- the mazG gene encoding nucleoside triphosphate pyrophosphohydrolase yields the protein MYQLNDLLHLMARLRDSQYGCPWDLKQDYASIVPHTIEEAYEVADAIERGDFDHLPGELGDLLFQVVYYSQLAKEEGRFEFAGVVDAITRKLVRRHPHVFPDGDLYGAPDMARLEEAAIKQRWEEIKAEERAEKATAPEQLSLLDDVPTALPALSRAAKLQKRAAQVGFDWPEALPVIDKLREELDEVLEAMSENDPQAIADEVGDLLFVVVNLARHLKVDPETALRGANAKFERRFRFIEQALREAGRPIEDCTLEELDALWGEAKKQEKLSLGC from the coding sequence ATGTACCAACTCAATGACCTGCTGCACCTGATGGCCCGGTTGCGTGACTCGCAGTACGGTTGCCCCTGGGACCTGAAGCAGGACTACGCCAGCATCGTCCCGCACACGATCGAGGAAGCCTACGAGGTGGCCGACGCCATCGAGCGTGGCGACTTCGACCATCTGCCCGGCGAGCTCGGCGACCTGCTGTTCCAGGTGGTGTACTACAGCCAGCTGGCGAAGGAGGAGGGGCGCTTCGAGTTCGCCGGCGTGGTGGATGCCATTACCCGCAAGCTGGTCCGCCGCCATCCCCACGTCTTTCCCGACGGCGACCTCTACGGCGCTCCGGACATGGCCCGCCTGGAAGAAGCCGCGATCAAACAGCGCTGGGAGGAGATCAAGGCCGAGGAGCGTGCCGAAAAGGCTACCGCCCCCGAGCAGCTTTCCCTGCTGGACGATGTTCCCACCGCGCTGCCGGCCCTGAGCCGAGCAGCCAAGCTGCAGAAGCGCGCGGCCCAGGTGGGCTTCGACTGGCCCGAGGCGTTGCCGGTGATCGACAAGCTGCGCGAGGAGCTGGACGAGGTGCTGGAGGCCATGAGCGAGAACGACCCCCAGGCTATCGCCGACGAGGTGGGCGACCTGCTGTTCGTGGTGGTCAACCTGGCCCGCCACCTCAAGGTCGATCCGGAAACCGCGCTGCGCGGCGCCAATGCCAAGTTCGAGCGGCGTTTCCGCTTTATCGAACAGGCATTGCGCGAAGCAGGCCGTCCCATTGAAGATTGCACCCTGGAAGAACTGGATGCCCTCTGGGGCGAAGCCAAGAAACAGGAAAAACTCAGCCTTGGCTGTTAA
- a CDS encoding CDP-alcohol phosphatidyltransferase family protein, with translation MHQLPNLLTLLRLALVLPIAGLLLSDRHGQALVLFAVAGGSDALDGFLARRFGWTSRFGSLFDPLADKLLLVTSFICLTITQVLPLWLTLVVFLRDLVILLGAGLFRVIAGPADFSPSRLGKLTTLLQMLLVVCLLLELSLAPVLASLRWPLSWLVLVVTLCSGTQYVWDWGRKYRYARMRA, from the coding sequence ATGCACCAGTTGCCCAACCTGTTGACTCTGCTGCGCCTGGCACTGGTTCTTCCCATTGCCGGGCTGCTGCTGTCCGATCGGCATGGCCAGGCGCTGGTGCTGTTCGCCGTCGCGGGAGGCTCCGATGCCCTGGACGGTTTCCTCGCCCGGCGTTTCGGCTGGACCAGCCGCTTCGGCTCCCTGTTCGACCCCCTGGCCGACAAGCTCCTGCTGGTGACCAGCTTCATCTGCCTGACCATTACCCAGGTGCTGCCCCTGTGGCTGACGCTGGTGGTATTCCTGCGGGACCTGGTGATCCTGCTGGGAGCCGGGCTGTTCCGCGTGATCGCCGGACCGGCGGACTTCTCACCGAGCCGGCTGGGCAAGTTGACCACGCTGCTGCAGATGCTGCTGGTCGTTTGCCTGCTGCTGGAGCTCAGCCTGGCGCCCGTCCTGGCGTCGCTGCGCTGGCCGCTGAGCTGGCTGGTATTGGTGGTGACGCTGTGCAGTGGGACCCAGTACGTCTGGGATTGGGGACGGAAATATCGCTACGCAAGGATGAGGGCCTGA